A genomic segment from Fusarium fujikuroi IMI 58289 draft genome, chromosome FFUJ_chr04 encodes:
- a CDS encoding uncharacterized protein (reviewed:yes 1) produces the protein MADEQPTATSKGGISTEADYHDHADVDLPRGWKYRRFSLFGKTLPWYASPRIQLGMVAFVCFMCPGMFNALGGLGGGGKTDPTLADNMNTALYATFAVFGFFGGTFVNKLGVKLCLAFGGVGYGIYAISLLVSVHKHVPGFNIFAGVWLGLCAALLWTAQGTIMISYPHENKKGKYFAWFWGIFNMGAVIGSLIPLGENINIKENKTVSDGTYIGFIVLMFFGAILALTLCNASDIIRKDGSRVILMKNPTWQSELWGLWETLRFEPFVILLFPMFFSSNWFYVYQQNSVNGAYFNTRTKALNGLLYWLAQILAAALWGWLLDLERFRRTTRAKAAWAALFVLTFAIWGGGYAFEKTYTRETVSPDSGFVPGDWTDSGYAGPMFLYIFYGFYDAAWQATVYWFMGALSNSGRRSANYVGFYKGIQSVGAAVVNNLDARKISYRSEFISNWTLLSISLVVAAPVILLKIRDHVSTEDDLKGTDETLADVLPSGHPEKQPERGSV, from the exons ATGGCCGACGAACAACCAACCGCTACCTCAAAGGGCGGCATCTCAACTGAGGCTGACTACCATGATCACGCCGACGTTGATCTCCCCCGTGGATGGAAATATCGACGATTCAGCCTCTTTGGAAAGACTCTCCCCTGGTATGCCTCGCCGCGCATTCAGCTTGGCATGGTCGCCTTTGTCTGCTTCATGTGTCCTGGCATGTTCAATGCCCTCGGAGGTCTCGGTGGCGGTGGTAAAACTGATCCCACGTTGGCTGACAACATG AACACGGCTCTCTACGCCACCTTTGcagtctttggcttcttcggcgGTACTTTTGTCAACAAACTCGGTGTTAAACTATGTCTCGCTTTCGGTGGTGTCGGTTACGGTATCTACGCCATCAGCCTTCTCGTCTCGGTTCACAAGCATGTTCCTggcttcaacatctttgcCGGTGTTTGGCTTGGTCTTTGTGCTGCTCTGCTGTGGACCGCGCAAGGTACCATCATGATCTCGTATCCCcacgagaacaagaagggaaagTATTTTGCTTGGTTCTGGGGCATTTTCAACATGGGCGCTGTTATTGGTAGCTTG ATTCCCCTTGGcgaaaacatcaacatcaaggagaacaagaccGTCAGCGACGGAACTTACATCGGTTTCATTGTCCTCATGTTCTTCGGCGCCATCCTTGCTCTCACGCTTTGCAACGCTAGCGACATCATCCGCAAAGATGGCTCCCGCGTCATCCTCATGAAGAACCCAACATGGCAGAGCGAGCTTTGGGGCCTCTGGGAGACACTTCGTTTTGAGCCTTTCGTAATTCTGCTCTTCCCCATGTTCTTCTCGTCCAATTGGTTCTACGTATACCAACAAAACTCTGTCAATGGTGCCTATTTCAACACCAGAACCAAGGCGCTCAATGGTCTGCTTTACTGGCTAGCTCAAATTCTCGCTGCCGCCCTCTGGGGCTGGCTTCTCGATTTAGAGCGGTTCCGTCGTACCACCCGTGCCAAGGCTGCTTGGGCTGCTCTGTTTGTCTTGACCTTTGCCATCTGGGGCGGGGGTTACGCCTTCGAGAAGACCTACACTCGTGAGACTGTTTCTCCCGATTCAGGATTCGTGCCAGGCGACTGGACCGACTCTGGATACGCTGGACCCATGTTCCTATACATTTTCTACGGTTTCTACGATGCTGCTTGGCAGGCTACTGTCTACTG GTTTATGGGCGCCTTGTCCAACTCTGGTCGACGATCTGCTAACTATGTCGGCTTCTACAAAGGTATTCAGTCCGTTGGTGCCGCTGTCGTCAACAACCTTGATGCACGCAAGATCTCCTACCGATCTGAGTTCATCAGCAACTGGACTCTTCTCTCCATTTCACTCGTCGTTGCTGCTCCTGTCATCCTCCTTAAGATTCGCGACCACGTGAGCACTGAGGACGATCTCAAGGGTACCGATGAGACTTTGGCCGATGTTTTGCCTTCTGGTCATCCCGAAAAGCAGCCTGAGCGAGGCAGTGTTTAA
- a CDS encoding related to D-arabinitol 2-dehydrogenase, with protein MSDPAAREDLTKRQLPSMTLARGIESLPSAAQARTALTSDDSLTRFQVQGVAVVTGGLGTIALTVVRALLQHGLTALMLLDLDVTSESAMSKVDDLRKDFPERKIEAASVDVTDEEAVGQAMASAVEKLGGLDFLVCFAGIVNCTHALDLSPKVFRKLLDVNTTGSFICAQAAAREMVKANTGGRVVFIASISAHRVNYPQPQVAYNTSKGALLMLKSSLAAEWARYGITVNSISPGYMDTILNEGEGLADARRSWAERNPSGRMGMPEELSGMVVLLCSKAGSFINGSDIVVDGGGIVF; from the coding sequence ATGAGTGACCCAGCAGCCCGTGAAGACCTGACCAAGCGGCAGCTTCCTTCCATGACACTGGCGAGGGGTATCGAATCTCTACCTTCTGCAGCTCAAGCACGCACAGCTTTAACTTCGGATGATTCTTTAACAAGATTTCAAGTCCAGGGCGTTGCAGTTGTCACCGGAGGACTAGGAACCATTGCATTGACTGTTGTTCGAGCACTGTTGCAGCACGGCCTGACTGCGCTGATgctgcttgaccttgacgtgACTTCGGAGTCTGCGATGAGcaaagttgatgatctcCGGAAAGATTTTCCGGAAAGGAAAATTGAGGCCGCGTCTGTGGATGTAAccgatgaagaagctgtAGGACAGGCCATGGCTTCAGCAGTTGAGAAACTAGGTGGCCTTGATTTCCTCGTCTGCTTCGCGGGTATTGTCAACTGTACTCATGCCCTTGATCTTTCACCCAAAGTCTTCAGAAAGCTTCTTGATGTCAACACGACTGGAAGCTTCATCTGTGCCCAAGCTGCAGCAAGAGAAATGGTCAAAGCCAACACCGGCGGCCGCGTCGTGTTTATCGCCAGCATATCAGCACATCGAGTCAACTATCCACAGCCGCAAGTGGCGTACAACACTTCCAAGGGAGCTCTTTTAATGCTGAAAAGCAGTCTCGCGGCAGAATGGGCGCGGTATGGAATCACTGTGAATAGCATCAGCCCTGGGTACATGGACACTATTCTTAACGAGGGAGAAGGATTAGCGGATGCGAGAAGGTCATGGGCCGAGAGAAATCCTAGCGGAAGAATGGGAATGCCTGAAGAACTGAGTGGAATGGTTGTTCTATTATGTTCCAAGGCTGGAAGTTTTATCAACGGGTCTGATATCGTTGTCGACGGCGGAGGAATAGTCTTTTGA